One Salvia splendens isolate huo1 chromosome 12, SspV2, whole genome shotgun sequence genomic window carries:
- the LOC121757653 gene encoding uncharacterized protein LOC121757653 yields MQGGDGNSPGYGDSGYGNFPNQTWSPHSPQFRVQPSQQRNLVRQPSGFGDYRPNMDAINNPSQQFQSSQFQYSPSPLSESDRFTWEQLMGTPATPTSGSVEMEAPTGGRRTGGGGGRGGGDGSGRRGGGGGRRGGREHGPTGGGRGGDREPATGGGRGGGDRRGEKYNDDESLAVARAWEAVTTNPVIGTDQTDICFWRLVLTVYNGFKPEGSVGRDEGLIRKKFGRISSAVKRFRNIYERQLQNAESGRNEGDVRALSYQLFNTESWPKFTYWNEYMLLRDSPQFKAICDDETGPTGKRTKIGADGTYSSGTDSHAFDLNDDVRDEPPSTMSRRQRPQGQQSAIREARSASQVSRASAATPHPSTPTAALTQTLEVQMMKQLQDNLSLYEKSTDPITKMMYYDLILRLRSKLGFSDGSATGEASGSGAGVGGGGGGEDDVPIPMTPPSLRNELVCFHQAAAFGPLGDVFLIAAIAIVKAISL; encoded by the exons atgcaaggtggagatggtaaTTCCCCGGGGTATGGAGACTCGGGATACGGCAACTTCCCCAATCAGACGTGGAGTCCGCACTCGCCCCAATTCCGGGTCCAGCCATCCCAGCAGAGGAACTTGGTTCGCCAACCATCGGGGTTCGGGGACTACCGACCGAATATGGACGCGATCAACAACCCATCCCAGCAattccaatcctcccaattccaatACTCCCCGTCTCCTCTGTCTGAATCTGATAGATTCACATGGGAACAGTTGATGGGTACACCGGCGACCCCGACATCCGGTAGTGTGGAGATGGAGGCCCCCACCGGGGGTCGCCGAACCGGCGGTGGTGGGGGGCGAGGTGGCGGCGATGGGAGTGGGaggcgaggcggcggcggtgggaggCGAGGCGGCAGAGAGCATGGGCCCACCGGCGGCGGGCGAGGTGGAGACAGAGAGCCGGCCACCGgcggtggccgaggcggtggtgATCGGCGTGGCGAGAAGTACAACGACGACGAATCCCTCGCTGTTGCGCGGGCTTGGGAGGCGGTCACGACGAATCCGGTCATCGGCACGGATCAGACCGACATTTGCTTCTGGAGGCTCGTCCTGACGGTGTACAACGGCTTCAAACCAGAAGGCAGTGTCGGACGTGATGAAGGCCTGATCCGGAAGAAGTTCGGCCGGATCAGTAGCGCTGTGAAGAGGTTCAGGAACATTTACGAGAGACAGCTCCAGAATGCCGAAAGCGGCCGCAACGAAGGCGACGTACGGGCGTTATCGTATCAGTTGTTTAATACTGAAAGCTGGCccaagttcacctactggaatgaatacATGCTTCTCCGAGACTCCCCTCAATTCAAGGCGATCTGCGATGATGAGACCGGTCCTACTGGGAAGCGGACAAAAATCGGGGCCGACGGCACGTACAGCAGTGGTACCGACTCACATGCATTCGACCTGAATGACGATGTGAGGGATGAGCCCCCCTCGACAATGTCGAGGCGCCAGCGCCCGCAGGGCCAACAATCCGCCATCCGGGAAGCTAGATCCGCTTCCCAAGTCTCTCGGGCGAGCGCGGCGACACCGCACCCTTCAACACCGACCGCGGCGTTGACTCAAACACTGGAGGTGCAGATGATGAAGCAACTCCAGGATAACTTGTCCTTGTACGAGAAGTCGACGGACCCTATCACCAAGATGATGTACTACGACCTCATTCTTAGGTTGAGGTCGAAGTTGGGCTTCTCCGATGGGTCGGCGACGGGCGAAGCAAGCGGCAGTGGGGCCGGtgtcggcggcggtggaggaggtgaagatGATGTGCCGATTCCgatgacgccaccga GTCTCAGAAATGAGTTAGTGTGTTTTCATCAGGCAGCTGCATTTGGGCCTCTCGGGGACGTCTTCCTAATAGCTGCTATAGCAATAGTCAAGGCCATATCTCTATAG
- the LOC121759021 gene encoding uncharacterized protein LOC121759021 — protein sequence MGSKESFSSGTSGVVVGEVRWRGEGACTSVGRKDDIIAANVSVPSFWHKVPDPERCLGISQPSSLHSNDMRNGHDLGNLNSDPPILEVDVKCLTQKSSRLERKNGGHTKRSGIIQMEISKSKLGDEANGTSPKLVTSSSASCNNSEKNQIIKQNNSSSSRRGDKRTSRLKQKSRCEPFSLKNGLVGFNSAAGGNNFLGTYGLKTDVFDITKLVNELPLHDLLSGNYKSPSISKDKGKKSSSSNNDLMQSFRKAYSVLQAQKGLQVQNCAEIENSCIRSDSTSLISVNSTVGQSGVDKGDNCTPVLLSPDEAQESDEKIQKFRIADAPLYTPKDISGRLALPLPKDLDLLLSDASKATSSKNNADPRAGRPATQRTGLPPFPWSQSFTGHARLGSDAMKLSAGRTTCQGKWVKVKNPIALQRSSADLLMDFESLAFDRSLVPSDNLVSEKQENILAPTERSFSVSGACSTSKGAAEECSSIHVAAQTLIDMGAYSKENPCAVVKLLKRPSQVTMKASKTKLIKRCDFVDAPNSKVRPTNSLKASDGFPLKKLRLSKDALNACISHTEVGRQGKLHQSAAALPVRSPPRKLFRDANTTADSYGISVVKKSSILKTQRVVDRPSSTKPKFWKPSL from the exons ATGGGCTCAAAAGAGAGTTTCAGCAGCGGCACTAGCGGAGTAGTTGTTGGGGAAGTTCGATGGCGTGGTGAAGGTGCGTGCACCTCAGTTGGTAGGAAAG ATGACATAATTGCTGCTAATGTCTCAGTGCCATCTTTCTGGCATAAGGTTCCCGATCCTGAACGTTGTTTGGGGATATCTCAACCATCCAGTTTGCACAGTAATGACATGCGTAATGGCCATGATTTGGGGAACTTGAATTCTGATCCCCCAATATTGGAGGTGGATGTTAAATGTTTAACACAGAAATCTAGTAgattagagagaaagaatggTGGGCACACTAAGAGATCAGGGATCATACAGATGGAAATCTCTAAAAGTAAACTCGGAGATGAGGCAAATGGAACATCTCCTAAACTTGTTACTTCATCTTCTGCAAGTTGCAATAATTCAG aaaaaaatcaaataattaagcAAAACAACAGTTCGAGTAGTAGACGTGGAGATAAAAGAACTAGCAGACTCAAACAAAAGAGTAGATGTGAGCCTTTCTCGCTGAAGAATGGCTTGGTGGGCTTTAACTCAGCTGCCGGAGGAAACAACTTTCTTG GAACTTATGGTTTAAAAACTGATGTCTTTGATATCACAAAGCTTGTCAATGAGCTGCCTCTACATGACCTGCTATCTGGTAACTATAAAAGTCCGAGTATCTCCAAAGACAAAGGAAAAAAGTCTTCAAGTTCAAACAATGATCTTATGCAGTCATTCAGAAAGGCATACTCTGTTCTTCAAGCTCAAAAAGGCTTACAAGTCCAAAACTGTGCCGAGATTGAGAATAGTTGCATCCGTAGTGATTCAACCAGCTTGATTAGTGTTAATTCTACTGTAGGCCAGAGTGGTGTAGACAAGGGAGATAACTGTACTCCTGTGCTGCTGTCCCCTGATGAG GCTCAAGAATCTGATGAGAAAATCCAAAAGTTTAGAATTGCTGATGCCCCACTATATACACCAAAAGATATCTCAGGGCGTCTTGCACTTCCTCTGCCAAAGGATTTGGATTTGTTACTCTCTGATGCAAGTAAAGCTACATCATCAAAGAATAATGCTGATCCTCGTGCTGGCAGACCAGCTACTCAGCGAACTGGTCTACCACCTTTCCCTtggtctcaatctttcactGGACATGCTAGGTTGGGCTCTGATGCCATGAAACTGTCTGCTGGTCGGACAACATGCCAGGGTAAATGGGTCAAAGTTAAAAATCCTATCGCTCTTCAGAGAAGTTCTGCTGATTTGTTAATGGATTTTGAGTCACTAGCATTTGACCGAAGTTTAGTTCCTTCAGATAATCTTGTCTCTGAGAAACAAGAGAATATACTTGCTCCTACTGAACGCAGCTTTTCTGTCTCAGGAGCATGCTCAACCTCAAAGGGCGCTGCAG AGGAGTGCTCTTCCATTCACGTTGCGGCTCAGACGCTGATAGACATGGGAGCATACTCCAAGGAAAATCCTTGTGCAGTGGTAAAGTTACTCAAAAGACCGTCACAAGTGACTATGAAAGCTAGCAAGACAAAACTAATCAAGAGATGTGATTTTGTTGATGCGCCAAACTCAAAAGTTAGGCCAACAAATTCTTTAAAGGCCAGTGATGGGTTTCCTTTGAAGAAGCTCAGGCTCTCCAAAGATGCACTTAATGCCTGCATCAGCCATACTGAAGTCGGGAGGCAAGGGAAGCTGCACCAGTCTGCAGCTGCCCTGCCGGTCAGATCACCTCCCAGGAAGCTATTTAGGGACGCAAACACGACCGCAGATAGTTACGGTATCAGTGTTGTAAAGAAGTCTAGCATACTGAAAACACAGAGGGTAGTAGACAGACCGAGCAGTACCAAACCCAAGTTCTGGAAACCCTCTCTGTGA